In Hymenobacter volaticus, the genomic window GCACCAAGTGCCGAGCGCGAACGTGTACGGCGACTCGGCGCTGGTGCGCGGCAACGTGGCGCAGCCGCTGCTCACCCAAGGCAGCACCCCCACCGACGCCGCGCAGTACGACTTTTGGGACCATGTCGATTACATCATCGACCTAGCCGCCAAGAAAGGGCTGTACATGGGCCTCGTGCCGGTGTGGGGCACCAACGTGAAGGCCGGCAAAGTCAATCAGCAGCAAGCCAAAACCTACGCCACTTTTCTGGCCGAGCGCTATAAGAACCGGCCCAACATCATCTGGCTAAACGGCGGCGACATTGCCGGCTCGGATTCGCTGAAGGTGTGGAACACGATTGGCAGCACGCTCAAAGCCGTTGACCCCAACCACTTGGTGACGTACCACCCGCGGGGCCGCACGCAGTCGTCGGATTGGTTTCACCAGGCGGCGTGGCTGGATTTCAACATGTACCAGTCGGGCCACCGGCGCTACGAGCAGGACACCTCCCGCAACGAGAAAAAGCTCTACGGCGAAGACAACTGGCGCTACCAATTGGTAGACAACAAGCTAACGCCGACCAAGCCTAGTATCGACGGTGAACCCTCCTACGAGGGCATTCCGCAGGGTCTGCACGACATCAAGCAGCCCCGCTGGAACGACGCCGATGTGCGCCGCTACGGCTATTGGTCGGTGTTTGCGGGGGCGTTTGGCTACACCTACGGGCAGAACTCGGTGATGCAGATGCACAGCTCGTTCGACAAAGGCAGCGCCTACGGCTCTTCGGAGTTGTGGTCGTCGGCCATCAACGCGCCGGGCGCGGCCCAAATGGTGCACCTCAAGAACCTGATGCTTTCCCGGCCCTTCTTCGAGCGGGTACCCGATCAGTCGTTGATTGCCGGAGAAGTGAGGGAGAAGTACAACCGTCAGTTCGGTACCCGGGGCAAGAACTACGCTTTCGTGTACACCTACAACGGCCGCAACATCAAGGTGAACCACGGTAAAATCAGCGGGGCCAAGGTGAAAGCCTCCTGGTTTAGTCCGCGCGACGGCAAAACCACCGCCATCGGCACCTTCCCCAACAAAGGCACCCAAGACTTCAACCCGCCCGGCGAGACAAAGAACGGCAACGATTGGGTGCTGATTCTGGATACTGTGTAGCGCTTACTGAAACTATAAAACGAAAGAACGTCAGAAGCATGGCGTGACAGTCTAGCGTTTCTGAAAAAATTCAATGATCAAACGTAAAGCCCTGCGCTTCCTTACTCCGCTGCTTGGGGCCGCCCTGCTGAGTGCGTGCTCGAAGGACGTGTACATGTTCACGTCGTTTCGGGAGCCGGCTACTGACGGGCTACGGCTGCTCTATAGCCACGACGGCTACAAGTGGACGGACATGGGCCGCTCGTTTCTGACGCCGCAGGTGGGGCCAAGCAAGCTAATGCGCGACCCGTCCATTGCCCGCGGGCCGGACGGCACTTACCACCTCGTGTGGACCTGCGGCTGGAAGGGCGACAAAGGGTTTGGCTACGCCAGTTCCAAGGATTTGGTGCACTGGTCGACGCAGCGTTTCATCGACGTGATGGGGCACGAACCGACCACCGTGAACGTGTGGGCACCCGAAATCTTCTATGATACGCCCACCAAGCAGTACCTCGTCGTGTGGGCCTCCACCATCCCGTTTCGCTTCCCGAAAGGCATCGAAGAAGAAGACAACAACCACCGACTCTACTACACTACCACCAAAGATTTCCAGTCGTTTACGCCGGCCAAGCTCTTTATCGACCCCGGTTTCAGCTCGATTGACGCCGTGGTGGTGCAGCGCGCCGCCAAAGACTACGTGCTGGTAGTGAAAGACAACACCCGGCCCAACCGCAACATCAAAGTGGCCTTTGGGCCGAGCGCACTCGGGCCGTTTCCGAACGTGTCGGAGCCGTTTACCGGCAACTTCACCGAAGGCCCGAGTGTGGTACGCCTCCCGCACGACGAGTGGCTGATCTACTACGACGCCTACAAGGAAAAGCGCTACGGCGTGGTGAAGACCTCTGATTTCAAGTCGTTCACCGACGTGTCGGGGCAGACCAGCGTGCCGGAAGGGCACAAGCACGGTACCATCTTCGCGGTGCCGCGCAAGACTTTCAACACCTTGTTGCAAAGCGCCCCCGCCGGGGCGGCCGCCGCAACGCCAACGAGTGGAACTCATGAGTAAGCATATAGCACCTCTCGCGGCTACTGCGTTAACTGTGCTGGGCAGTCTTTCCGCCCGCGGCCAGGAAACCATCCGCTACACCGGCACCACGCTCAGTAACGTGGACTACCACCACGGACAGCTGCGGCCGGCCATCGGGACGCACACCCGGCAGGTGCTGCGCGCCAACCGCGAGCAGCCAACCGCCGCCAACGGGAGGGGTGGACCTACAACCACGCTCCCATGCTGGCCTACTGGAACGGGCAATTTTACTTGCAATACCTCAGCAACCCGGTGGGGGAGCACGTGCCGCCGGGCCGCACGCTGCTGCTTACCTCCAAGGACGGCGAAACCTGGACCAACCCCACGGTGATATTTCCGCCCTATAAAATTCCGGACGGCGTCACCAAACCCGACCAGCCCGGCAAGGTCGCCAAGGATTTAGTGGCCGTGATGCACCAGCGCGTGGGCTTCTACGTGTCCAAGAAAAACCGCCTACTAACGCTCGGCTACTACGGCATTGCCCTCGACGCCAAAGACGACCCAAACGACGGCCAAGGCATAGGCCGGGTGGTGCGCGAGGTGCTGCCCAATGGCAAATTCGGCCCGATTTACTTTCTGCGAAACAACAAGACCTGGGACAAGTCGAAGTCCACGTATACGTTTTACACCAGCAGCAAAGACAAGGGTTTTGTAGCGGCCTGCGAGGAAATTCTGGCTTCGCCGCTAATGATGCAGCAGATGGTGGAAGAGCAGGACCGCGACGACCCATTGATTCCGCTCAAAAAGGAATACAAAGCCTTCAGTTACTACCACCTGCCCGACAACCGGGTGGTGGGCCTCTGGAAGCACGCCCTCACCACCATCAGCCCCGACGGCGGCAAAACTTGGCCCAATCCGGTTATTCGGGCACCGAAGTTTGTGAACAGCAACGCCAAGATTTGGGGCCAGCGCACCTCCGATGGGCGCTACGCCACGGTGTACAATCCCTCGGAATTCCGTTGGCCGCTCGGCATTTCCACCAGTGAAAACGGGTTGGACTACACCGATCTGTGGCTGGTGCACGGCGAAATCACGCCCATGCGCTACGGCGGCAACTACAAGTCGTACGGCCCGCAGTACGTGCGCGGCATTCAGGAAGGCGACGGCACGCCGCCCGACAAAAAGCTGTGGGTGACGTACAGCCTGAACAAGGAAGACATCTGGATTGCCTCGGTGCCCGTGCCAGTGCGCGCCAAAGCGGAAACGCAAGCCAACGAGGTATTTGCACAGCTGCCGGCCGGGCAGGAATTGGTGAACTGGAACACCTACAGCCTGGTGCAAGCGCCAGTGGAAATCGGTAAGCTGCCGGATGGCACGAAGGGTCTGGTGTTCAAGGACTCCGACAAGTTCGATTACGCTAAAGCGGAGCGCGTTATTCCTGAAGCCAAGAAAGTGATAGCGGAGTTTTCGGTGGTGCCCGCCCAAAACGACAAGGGCTTGCTGCAAATCGAGTTTCAGGACGGCAAAGGCACGCCGGCCGTGCAACTCACCTTCGATGCCGAGGGTAATTTCCGCCACAAAGCCGGGGCCCGCTTCAAGAACATCACCAAGTACCAAGCCGGCCAGCAGTACGACGTGCGCGTGTCGCTTGACGCCGATGCCCGGTCCTTCACGGTGTCCATCAACGGCAAGCCCTCAGGTACCTACATCTTCTTCGCGCCAGTCGCTTCCTTCGAGCGAATCATGTTCCGCACCGGCGAAGCTCGCCACTTCCCAACGCCCGACACCCCCGCCGACCAAACCTACGACCTACCCCAAGCCGGCGAATCGGACCCGTTAGCCACCTTCTATTTGAAGTCGCTGAAAACAAGCGTGCCCGATGCGGCAACTGGTTCGGCGGCGAAAGGCTTAGGGTCCAACTAGACAAGACAACAGCACCAATAGACTGTCCTACTCAATTCAACATCTGCCTAACGAAGTACTCGGCTTATTGGCATTGCAAAGCTAATGTCATGCTGAGCGCAGTCCAACGAAGCCGCAGCATTTCGCATGTCGTCGTTGCCACACTATACCCGTCATGCTGAGCGGAGTCGAAGCATCTCGCGTGCTGAGGATGCCAAACTAGTTCAACGAGTCGAGCGAGATGCTTCGACAAGCTCAGCATGACGTTCTAGTTAGCAATAACGTCACTAAACGTTATGCTGCGGCTGCGCTTCAGTAGGATGGATGATTAATTGATTTTCGCTTACCCAATCCCCTTCCAATGTCCACCACTTCTACTGCGTCTAAGTTCGTTGCGCTGCTGCTCTTGCTGCTGCCGTTCACTCAGTTGCACGCGCAGGGCACCGAAACGATGTTCCTGTCTGGTACCGACAAAGACCACACGAAGAAGTGGAAGTTCTACTGCACTGCCGGGCGCAATTCCGGCAAGTGGACCACCATTGCCGTGCCCTCGAATTGGGAGTTGCAGGGCTTCGGCAAGTACAACTACGGCCACGACAAAGACACCGCGCGCGGCAAGGAAAAGGGCCTCTACAAGTATCAGTTCAACGTGCCCGCCACCTGGAAAGGCAAGACGGTAAACATTGTGTTTGATGGCTCGATGACCGATACTGAGGTAAAGATCAACGGCCAGTCGGCGGGGCGGTGCACCAAGGCTCGTACTACCGCTTCAAATACGACATCACCAAGCTGCTGCAATACGGCAAAACCAACCTGCTCGAAGCCACCGTATCCAAGCATTCCACCAACGAATCGGTGAACGACGCCGAGCGGCGCGGCGACTTCTGGCTGTTCGGTGGCATCTTCCGGCCGGTGTTTTTGGAAGCGCTGCCCACCACGCACCTCAACCGCGTGGCCGTGGACGCCAAAGCTGATGGCTCGTTCAAAGCCGACGTGTACGTGAACGGGACAGCCGCCGATGAAGTGGTAGGCCAACTCTACACGCTCGATGGGCAGAAAGCCGGCGGCGAGTTCAAAGCCACCGTAGCCGCGGGCAGCGCCGCCACGCGTCTGCAAACCACGTTGGCTTCGCCGAAACTCTGGACGCCGGAAGCCCCCAACCTGTACCGCGTAACCTTCACATTGCGCAAGAGCGGTCAGCCCGTGCACACCCTCGACAAGCGCGTAGGCTTCCGCACGGTGGAGCTGCGCGAGCGGGAAGGCTTCTACGTGAACGGCATTAAAATCAAGTTCAAAGGCGTGTGCCGGCACTCGTTCTGGCCCACCTCGGGCCGCACCACCAGCAAGGCGCTCAGCGTCACGGACGTGAACCTGATGAAGGACATGAACATGAACGCCGTGCGCATGTCGCACTACCCGCCCGACGACCATTTCCTGGCTGCCTGCGACTCCTTAGGCCTTTTCGTGCTCGATGAAGTAGCCGGCTGGCACGGCAACTACGACACGCCCACCGGCACCAAGCTCACCGAGGAAATGGTGGTGAAAGACGAAACTCACCCCAGTATTGTGGTGTGGGTGAACGGCAACGAAGGCGGCCACAACTTCGACTTCGACCCCGTGCTCGACCGCCTCGACCTCCAGAAACGCCCCGTCATTCACGCATGGCAGGTGTTCCGCGGCATGGATACGCAGCACTACATTAACTACGACTATGGCAACGGTACCCACCTCAACGGCCACAACGTGGTGTTTCCCACCGAGTTCTTACACGGCCTCTACGACGGCGGCCACGGTGCCGGCCTGCAAGACTATTGGGAGCAGATGTGGGCGCACCCGCTTTCGGCCGGTGGTTTCCTGTGGGACTTCTCCGACGCTGGCGTAGTCCGCACCGACAAAGGCGGCATCCTCGACACCGACGGCAACCACGGCGCCGACGGCATCCTCGGCCCGTACCGCGAAAAGGAGGGAAGCTACTTCACCATCAAGGAAGTATGGTCGCCGGTGTTCTTCGAGCGCCGCGAAATCACGCCCGCTTTCGATGGTTCGTTCCGGGTGCAAAACCGTTTCCACTTCACCAACCTCAACCAGTGTAAGTTCACCTGGAAGCTCACTCAACTGCCCGGCCCCGGTAGCAAAGCCGCGCCCATCACCAAAACGGGAACCGTTGCGGCGCCTTCCGTCACGCCCGGCGGCACCTACGGCACCTTGCAACTCGCACTGCCCCCGACTGGCAGCGCCACGACGTGCTCTACATCACGGCCCAAGACCCTGCCGGCCGCGAGATTTACACCTGGAGCTGGCCCATTGCCCGGCCCGCCGCGGTGGCCCAGCAGCTTATCCGCACCGAAGGCCCCGGCGCGGCCAAGCTCACGGAGACCGACTCCTTATATAATGTAGCCGCCAACGGCGTAGAGCTGACCTTCAGCCGCAAATCCGGCTTGCTGCGGCAGGTGCGCAACGCCAAGGGTATCATCCCGCTAACCAACGGCCCGGTATTAGCCGAGGGCGAAACGGCTTTCGAGGGCCTCAGCCAGCGGCAGGACGGCCAGAATGTGGTCATCGAAGCCAAGTTCAACAAAACCAGCCGCTACCAGTCGTTGCAATGGACGGTGTACCCTTCGGGTTGGGTGCGCATGAGTGCCAAGTACTTCCCCAAAGACTATGATTTCGCGCTGGCTGGCCTCAGCTTCAGCTACCCCGAAAAAGAAGTGCGCGGCGCCCAATGGCGCGGCGACGGACCCTACCGCGTATGGAAGGACCGCATGAAAGGCACCACCCTCGGCGTGTGGGACAAAGCCTACAACAACACCTCCACCGGCGAGCCCGACGGCACCCGCGGCCCCGAGTACCCCGAGTTCAAGGGCTACTACTCCAACTTCTACTGGTTGACCCTCCAAACCACCGGCCAGCCCTTCACCATCGTTTGCGACCAGGAAGACGTGTACCTGCGCCTGTTCACGCCGCGCTTCTCGGCCACGCCCTATAACACGGCACCGGCCTTCCCGAGCGGCAGCATCTCCTTCATGCACGGCATCACGCCCATCGGCACCAAGTCGCAGAAAGCCGAGAACATGGGCCCGATGGGCAAAACCAACATGTACTACGACTACAGCAAAGACCCCTCATACGCCAAGGAAATCACCCTCTACTTCAATTTCACCGGCAAGCAGCAACAGGCGGCGACGGTCGGACAGCGGTAGAACATTCGTCACTCTGATGACCTACTTTAGGTAGAAAACTGCCGAAATGACGGAATGTGATCATTGCCATGTTTGTTACTAATGACAATCTTAGCTTTGAAAGTAGCCTTATTGTCCTGATGCATCCTTCCTTGTCTTACTTGATAAAGTATGCTTTTCGCTACAATCGTGTATATTAAGGTCAAATACCTGCTATTCCTGCTTAGTCTGGTAGAGGGTATCTAATTTTTGGCTGAAACACTAAATCTTACGACTATGATTGATTTTAGCTACAATGGCATAAAAAACACCTTTGGGTCTTTTAGTTTGTTCAATATTTCAATCTATGCAAAAAAGGAACAAATTCAAATACAGGACGAAATAAAACCTGATCCGTTAAAAGTAGATATAAAGCCTGTTTTTACTGATTTTAAAACTACTTTAGGAGGTAGTGATGTAACTTTGATTGAGGGAATCAAGGATAACATTGATGTTTACCTGTTTATAGAAAGGTATAAAGACCATAGTTCTTGGAATTTAGTCGTTCCAGTAATTTCAGAACAATCGACAGGAAGAGTAATTTATCAGTATGGTCTTGGATATTTTGCTCTTGAAGGATCTGGTGGTGGATTGTCAAAGACAGATTCTATGATGTTTTACCTAAAAAAGCATAAAGAGAAAGGTTTCAACGTCTCAATTTTTCCAATGGTTATAGATAATGAGTATTTAAATAACTTTGAGTATGTAGATAGCGGTACTAAATTAAACGACTTAACCCATAATTGTAATGCTACTGAATTAATTCATTACAGAAAGGATTCATTCGAATGGATTTACAAAAAGTATAAAGAATTGATTAAGAAATACGAATTAGAATAATGATCTACTTGAACAGTGCTCATCACATGTACTTAAGTAAAGTAGCTCTATAAGCAGCGTATTTTATGTCAAAAAAGGCGCAGGAACACCTTAGTTTCATAAAGGATATCCATAAACTCAGAAAAATTTATTGCTCAAATACCGAGAAGATTTTTGCTATAATCGTGGAATAAATGAAATTTTTTTAGTGAATAACAGTTTGAGAGCAGCAAGAAAGTATATACGAATATTCAACCTCGAAAAATCCGAAATGCAACCGATTACCTCACACTCAAGCCAAGCCGATTACTATTTCGGCGTTCTGAGCAACTTGAATGCCGACAGCAAGTTGGACTTGATTTCTCGACTATCTCAGTCGTTAAAGGAGGCGCAGCCGCAGCCGGTTCCGAGTTTGGCAGCTCTCTTCGGGGCATATCAAAGCGAAGAAACCGCGGAAGAAATCATAGCCTCTATTAGAAATTCCAGAGTTTCTAACCGAGACATTGAGGCGCTTTGAAAAACTGCCTGCTAGACACCAATATTTGCATCTATTTCATCAAGGGCCTGTATCAGCTTGATCGTAAAATAGAGGAAGTAGGGCCGCAAAACTGCTGTATTTCCGAAATGACAGTAGCGGAGTTGAAATACGGCGTCGAGAACAGCAAAACGCCGGAAATAATGCGGCCTATTGTCGAAGCATTCATTCCCAAATTTGCCGTCATTCCGGTATATGACGCGCTGGATGTGTATGCTGCCGAAAAAGCCAGGCTGCGCCGACAGGGCCTGATGGTAGATGATTTTGATATTCTAATTGGAGCCACAGCCATCGTCAACAACATGGTGATGGTGTCCAATAACTACAAGCATTTAAGCCGCTTAGCTAACATCGACTTGCAGGACTGGACAACGGCCGAACCGCGCCGATAAGTCCATACGGTGCTCTACCCACCATGCCCAAATCCTAAAGCATTATGCTAAGATCGTAGAATGAACGAGCGGGAAATTTGGCGAACTATGGGATTCCAAAAGTGCCCTGCACAAACCCGCGGACTGCGCCTGCCAATCGTCAGGCTTTCCCTTTCCGAAAAGAGAGGGAACTGGGGGTAGGGTCATTCCCTATGAACGCGAAACGCCTGTTTGTCTTTCTTTGTACGATCTTACTGCTCACGGCTTTCCGGGCGAATAAGCCCGCGGCCGTGCAGCTCCAACGCCTACGCTGCGAGCTACTCACCAACCCTGAAGGCATCGACGTAACGGCGCCGCGCCTGAGTTGGGAGTTGACCGGTGTCGAGCGTGGCCTGGAGCAAACCGCCTACCAAGTGCTGGTGGCCTCCACGCCAGAGAAGCTGGCTGCCGACGAAGGCGACCTGTGGAACTCGGGCAAGGTCAATTCGGGGCAGTCGGTGCACGTGGCGTATGCGGGCGCGCCGCTGCGGAGCCGGGCGCAGTGCTACTGGAAAGTGCGCACCTGGACCAACCAGGGCGAAACCGCCTGGAGCACGCCGGCCCGCTGGAGCGTGGGCTTGCTGAACTACCTCGACTGGAAAGGCCGCTGGATTGGCTTCGACCGGGCGTTTGCCTGGGACAAAGAGGAAAGCCACGCCCGGCTGTCGGCGCGCTACTTCCGCAAGGAATTCAAAACCGAGAAGCCCATCAAGCAAGCCACGGCCTACATCATCGGGCTGGGGCTGTACGAGCTGTACGTGAACGGGCAGCGGGTAGGGGAGCAGGTGCTGGCGCCCGGTCCCACCGACTACACCAAGGGCGTGAAGTACAACACCTACGACGTAACGCCGCTGCTCAAGCAGGGGCCCAACGCGCTAGGCACCGTGCTCGGCAACGGCCGGTTCTACGCCATGCGCCAGAACTACAAGCCCTACAAAATCAAGACCTTCGGCTACCCCAAGCTGCTCATGCAATTGGAAGTAACCTACGCCGACGGCACCCGCGACGTCATCAAAACCGATGATACCTGGCAGGGCACCGCCGACGGCCCCATCCGCACCAACAACGAGTACGACGGCGAAGAATACGACGCCACCAAGGAAATGCCCGGTTGGAGCACCGCCGGTTTCGACGCCAAGAAGTGGGGGAAGGCCGAGCTGGTGCAGGAGCCCGGCGGCGCGTTTGAGGCGCAGATGAACGAGAACATGAAGGTGATGGAAACCATCAAGCCGGTGTCCATCAAGCCACTAGCCGGCGGCAAGTACATCCTGGACATGGGCCAGAACATGGTAGGCTGGCTGCGACTGCGCACTAGCGGCCCGAAAGGCCAGAAGGTGACCTTGCGCTTCGCCGAAACCTTGCAGAAAAGCGGCGAGCTGTACGTAGCCAACCTGCGCGACGCCCGCGTAACCGATGTGTACACGCTCAAAGGCGGCGGGCGCGAAACGTGGGAGCCGACCTTCGTCTTCCGCGGCTTCCGCTACGCGGAAATCAGCAACTGGCCCGGCGCCGCGCCCACCGTAGCCGATTTCGATGGCCGCATCGTGTACGACAACATTGCCACCACCGGCGAGTTCACCACCTCCGACGCCACCATCAACCAGGTGTACAAAAACGCCTACTGGGGCATCCGCGGCAACTACAAAGGCATGCCCATCGACTGCCCGCAGCGCAACGAGCGGCAGCCGTGGCTCGGCGACCGGACCACCGGGGCCTACGGCGAGAGTTTCGTGTTCGACAACGCCCGCCTCTACGCCAAGTGGCTCCGCGACATCGAGCAGGCCCAAAAAGCCGACGGCAGCATCCCCGACGTGGCCCCCGCGTTCTGGCGCTACTACGGCGACAACGTAACCTGGCCCGGCACCTACCTCACCATCGCCGACATGCTCTACCGGCAGTACGGCGACGTCGCCCCGCTTACCCGCCACTACGACTCCATGAAGCGCTGGCTGACCTACATGCGCCAGAACTATTCGGAAAATGGCCTTGTCACCAAAGACAAGTACGGCGACTGGTGCGTACCGCCCGAGTCGAAAGAGCTGATTCACTCCAAGGACCCCGCCCGCAACACCGACGGTGTGCTCATTGCTAGCAGCACCTACTACCACCTGTTAGGCTTGATGCAGGGCTTCGCGAAGGTGCTCGATAAGCCGCAGGACGCGCAGGAGTTTGCCACCCTGGCCGCCGACCTGAAAACTGCCTTCAACCAGAAATTCTTGAACAAGGAAACCTGCCAGTACAGCAACGGCACCGTCACGGCCAACCTGCTGCCGCTGGCCTACGGCATGGTGCCCGAAGAAGATCAAGGCAAGGTGTTTCAGAACATTGCCGACAAGATTCTGGTGGAAAACAAGGGCCACATCAGCACCGGCGTAATCGGCACGCAGTGGTTGATGCGCGGCCTCACCGCGCACGGCCGCCCCGATATTGCCCTGCGCCTGGCCACCAACCGCGACTACCCAAGCTGGGGCTACATGGCCGCCAACGGCGCCACCACCATTTGGGAGCTGTGGAACGGCAACACTGCCGACCCCGCCATGAACTCCCAAAACCACGTGATGCTGCTCGGCGACCTGCTGGTTTGGTACTATGAAAACCTGGCCGGCATCAAGTCCGCCCCGAGGCGCCCGGCTTCCAGCGCCTGGAAATGAAGCCCACGCCCACAGCTGGCCTCACATCGGTGCAGGCCTCGTACCGCTCGGTGCGCGGCTTGGTAAAGAGTAGCTGGAAACAGGAGCCCAAGCGCTTCACCTGGAATATCACCGTGCCCGGCAATACCAAGGCGCTGGTTTATATCCCGGCCAAAGACGTGAAAGACGTGGAGGAAAGCGGCAAAAAAGTGTCCGGTGTGGCGGGCGTGAAGTTCGTGCGCATGGAAGGGGATAGGGCCGTATTCGAGGTTGGGTCCGGGGACTACGCCTTTGTAGCCAATACTAAGTGATTGATTTCGTGGATATGAACGACAATTTCGCCGGACGTTGGATAGCAGTGTATGGCATAGCTAGTGCGCTGATTGCGTCACCGAGCTTCGGCGGACCGCTCTTCGACCACGACCTAACCGAGCTAACCGAGCCCGCCGACCCGCGGGCCCCCAAGAAATGGTCGGAGCGGATGATGGTGTCGGTGCTCAACCGCAGCCCCTGGATGGCCGATGCCGCGCAGAAAGACACGTGGGGCTACACCCAAGGCTTGATTATTCATGCCCTGGAAGAAGTGTGGCGCAAAACCAAGGACCCAAAGTACCTGGCTTACATTCAGCGCTACGGCGACAAAATGGTGGACCAGCAGGGCGCCATCAACACCTACAAGCCCGAAGACCTCAGCCTCGACAACCTCAACTCCGGCAAAGTCCTGTTCAACCTCTACAGCCTCACCAAAGACGAGAAATACCGCAAGGCCCTCGACCAGCTGCGTTACCAACTGAAGTGGCAGCCCAAAACCACGGAAGGCGGCTACTGGCACAAGCTGAAGTACCCCTGGCAGATGTGGCTGGACGGCGCCTACATGGCCAGCCCGTTCCTGACCCAATACGCCAGCACCTTCCACGACGAAGCCGCCTTCGATGAAGTGGCCCGGCAGTTGATCTTGCTGGAAAAGCAGCTGCGCGACCCCAAAACCGGCCTGCTCTACCACGGGTGGGACGAGAGTCGCATGCAGCCGTGGGCCAACAAGCAAA contains:
- a CDS encoding glycoside hydrolase family 88/105 protein, whose product is MNDNFAGRWIAVYGIASALIASPSFGGPLFDHDLTELTEPADPRAPKKWSERMMVSVLNRSPWMADAAQKDTWGYTQGLIIHALEEVWRKTKDPKYLAYIQRYGDKMVDQQGAINTYKPEDLSLDNLNSGKVLFNLYSLTKDEKYRKALDQLRYQLKWQPKTTEGGYWHKLKYPWQMWLDGAYMASPFLTQYASTFHDEAAFDEVARQLILLEKQLRDPKTGLLYHGWDESRMQPWANKQTGVSQNVWGRAMGWYAMALVDVLDYFPEKHPQRKNLLAILDRVAVAVHKYQDPKSGLWYQVMDQPERAGNYLEASASCMFVYALAKGANRHYLDKTYLRAAEKGYSGILDRFVETKPDGELNLLQVCEVAGLSADRDGSYEYYIKEPIRVNDPKGTGPFILASLELNQ